Proteins from one Pirellulaceae bacterium genomic window:
- a CDS encoding (deoxy)nucleoside triphosphate pyrophosphohydrolase: MHQPTPIAVAVVEHQDHFLIGLRPADVALAGYWEFPGGKIHADESPEQAAIRECREETEINVKIIARYPTANHQYPHAAVQLHFFRCSPLPVENSSAGPPSPLAPFRWVARQELSSYQFPAANSELLKRLSQSASGHSH; the protein is encoded by the coding sequence ATGCATCAACCAACACCAATCGCTGTGGCAGTCGTTGAACACCAAGATCATTTCTTGATCGGCTTGCGCCCCGCCGATGTTGCCTTGGCCGGCTACTGGGAATTCCCGGGCGGAAAGATACACGCCGACGAATCCCCCGAACAGGCAGCGATTCGTGAATGTCGAGAGGAAACGGAGATCAACGTCAAGATCATCGCACGCTACCCAACGGCAAACCACCAATACCCTCACGCTGCCGTGCAACTTCATTTCTTTCGCTGCTCTCCTCTCCCGGTCGAGAACAGCTCCGCAGGGCCACCGTCTCCGTTAGCACCCTTCCGCTGGGTCGCGAGACAAGAGCTGTCCAGTTATCAGTTCCCCGCCGCCAACAGCGAACTACTGAAGCGTTTAAGCCAGTCAGCATCGGGTCATTCTCACTGA
- a CDS encoding phosphatidate cytidylyltransferase, with protein sequence MQTIQPTLTSLLAWAGEPWIQKPTAILLAVVLVVLGATYLIGLIIRRQPDATVNPAIVQAFNSRVRAWWLMFVILTAAILLGPTATVVLFFLISFWALREFITLTPTRMGDHRTLFWIFFLFAPLQYILVARGNEFYGLYSIVIPVYVYLFIPARIALAGDYKRFLERAAKIQAGILICVYALSYAPALLYLDYRPTNGSLDSVEIWQGSRAGVLLYLILIVQIGDAMQYVWSRYLGKRPIAPAINSSRTWEGFFGGTLTTTLIGAVLYFVTPFNPWESAFMAMITAVMGFAGGMTMSAIKRDRGVKDYGTLVEGHAGILDRIDSLCFAAPVFFHLTRFWFTDIGQ encoded by the coding sequence ATGCAGACGATTCAACCGACATTGACGAGTCTTTTGGCCTGGGCTGGCGAGCCCTGGATCCAGAAACCAACGGCCATTCTATTGGCGGTTGTGCTTGTCGTGCTGGGGGCGACCTATCTAATTGGCCTGATCATTCGTCGACAGCCCGATGCAACCGTCAATCCGGCGATTGTGCAGGCATTCAACTCTCGTGTGCGCGCCTGGTGGCTGATGTTTGTCATCCTTACGGCCGCAATTTTGCTGGGTCCCACCGCGACCGTCGTGTTGTTTTTCTTGATCTCATTCTGGGCTTTGCGTGAGTTTATCACGCTGACACCAACACGGATGGGTGATCATCGTACGCTGTTCTGGATTTTCTTTCTGTTTGCGCCGTTGCAGTACATCTTGGTGGCTCGAGGAAACGAGTTTTATGGTCTCTATAGTATTGTGATTCCAGTCTATGTTTATCTATTCATTCCCGCACGTATTGCTTTGGCAGGCGACTACAAACGGTTCTTGGAACGGGCTGCTAAGATTCAAGCCGGCATTCTGATTTGTGTCTACGCGCTGAGTTACGCGCCCGCCTTACTCTATCTCGATTATCGTCCGACGAATGGATCGCTGGATAGCGTCGAAATTTGGCAGGGCAGTCGTGCCGGTGTGCTGCTCTATTTGATTCTGATTGTCCAGATCGGCGACGCAATGCAGTACGTTTGGAGCCGTTATCTTGGCAAACGACCGATCGCACCCGCGATTAATTCAAGCCGAACTTGGGAAGGATTCTTCGGCGGCACGTTGACGACCACGCTGATTGGGGCGGTGCTCTACTTTGTGACGCCATTCAATCCCTGGGAATCGGCGTTCATGGCAATGATTACTGCCGTGATGGGATTTGCCGGCGGGATGACGATGTCGGCCATCAAACGCGATCGAGGCGTGAAAGATTATGGCACGCTGGTCGAAGGGCATGCCGGTATCCTGGATCGAATTGATTCGTTATGCTTCGCAGCTCCCGTTTTCTTTCACTTGACGCGATTTTGGTTTACCGACATCGGTCAATGA
- a CDS encoding lysophospholipid acyltransferase family protein, whose translation MRVTVEVLSWVAKLLSGASARWVDSHPDTCQRVYFANHTSHLDVLVVWASLPSNVRRVTRPVAAKDYWEKSIVRRYLARSFNALLIDRKEIKVHRSPVDLMIREAGDEYSLIVFPEGGRNTSGELGEFKSGLYYLSKKRPDLELVPVHIDNMNRVLPRGEFLPVPLLSCITFGPPIWLEKGESKIDFLQRAQSAVRRLKEI comes from the coding sequence ATGCGAGTGACGGTCGAAGTTTTGTCATGGGTTGCGAAGCTGTTGAGTGGCGCGAGTGCGCGCTGGGTGGACAGTCATCCCGACACTTGTCAACGCGTTTATTTTGCGAACCATACAAGTCATCTCGATGTGTTGGTGGTTTGGGCTTCACTACCCTCGAACGTGCGACGCGTAACCCGACCGGTGGCGGCCAAGGACTATTGGGAAAAGAGCATCGTGCGCCGTTATTTGGCCCGCTCGTTCAACGCCCTTTTGATCGACCGTAAAGAAATTAAGGTTCATCGCAGTCCGGTTGATTTGATGATACGGGAAGCTGGAGACGAGTATTCACTGATCGTTTTTCCGGAGGGCGGTCGCAATACCTCGGGAGAGCTAGGCGAATTTAAAAGTGGGCTTTATTATCTCAGCAAGAAACGACCGGATCTTGAATTGGTTCCGGTGCACATCGACAACATGAATCGAGTTTTGCCACGTGGTGAGTTTTTGCCCGTGCCCCTGTTAAGCTGTATCACCTTCGGTCCGCCGATTTGGTTGGAGAAAGGTGAATCGAAAATCGACTTTTTGCAACGAGCTCAAAGCGCTGTGCGACGGTTGAAGGAAATCTAA
- a CDS encoding glycosyltransferase: MRKDKVTIDHDGPLENHALVDQVSRRRSSPFQSQEASGVAGDEPLRVMCLLTDWPEGMATHLVSSLMQRMDIMRFIPQLCCLREPGAWGEQIADRFQVNGGLSSYPCDLRVLPRLVRQMRNRVDVVMTVGTGDSMFWAYLAAKLSGVPVVLSVLDLADRSTVVNRLLAAWTDVVVVTSAAQSNFLRERKHFAKEKIRVIPLGIDPQKFVFDPKAPFAVRQQLGIPLESAVCGMVAPLRPEKKHRLFLEVARRILDEIPTTHFLVVGDGPEAERLKVFSARLQLAERVHFLGDRADIAHLLSSLNVFLWSSDRAGDSVEILAALSIQIPVVAAPLDRSSAWVKNGVTGFLAPPGDVGQLADFAVELIQDGALAHRVGALGRQEIIAHHSVDRMVRAYQHLILEVYHRKQSGGPPRQQESRLNSFGICAATP, translated from the coding sequence ATGCGGAAAGACAAGGTGACAATCGATCATGATGGGCCGTTAGAAAATCACGCTTTGGTTGATCAGGTAAGCAGGCGTCGATCGAGTCCATTTCAATCTCAGGAAGCCTCGGGTGTTGCTGGAGATGAACCGTTACGTGTGATGTGTCTGTTGACTGATTGGCCCGAAGGGATGGCGACACATTTGGTCTCCAGTCTGATGCAACGGATGGACATCATGCGTTTCATTCCACAGCTTTGTTGTTTGAGGGAACCGGGGGCATGGGGAGAACAAATAGCGGATCGATTTCAGGTGAATGGTGGTCTGTCCTCTTACCCCTGTGATCTTCGCGTCTTGCCGCGTTTGGTGCGGCAGATGCGTAATCGTGTGGATGTTGTCATGACGGTTGGTACGGGTGACAGCATGTTTTGGGCCTACTTGGCTGCCAAGTTGTCAGGTGTTCCTGTGGTCTTATCCGTGCTGGATCTGGCGGATAGGTCGACTGTCGTGAATCGTTTGCTGGCAGCTTGGACAGACGTGGTTGTCGTGACTTCGGCGGCTCAAAGCAACTTCCTGCGGGAACGAAAGCACTTCGCAAAGGAAAAGATTCGGGTCATTCCTTTGGGGATTGATCCGCAGAAGTTTGTCTTCGATCCGAAAGCGCCGTTTGCCGTTCGTCAACAGCTTGGCATACCTCTTGAATCAGCCGTTTGTGGAATGGTCGCCCCGTTGCGACCAGAAAAAAAACATCGACTCTTTCTGGAGGTCGCGAGACGGATTCTCGATGAAATTCCCACAACTCATTTTCTCGTCGTGGGCGATGGTCCAGAGGCTGAACGTCTGAAGGTGTTTTCGGCGCGACTGCAACTGGCGGAACGGGTCCATTTTTTGGGGGATCGGGCAGACATTGCTCATCTCCTTTCATCCCTCAATGTGTTTCTTTGGAGCTCAGATCGGGCAGGGGATTCCGTTGAAATCTTGGCAGCCCTTTCGATCCAAATTCCTGTTGTCGCCGCGCCGCTTGATCGCAGTTCCGCATGGGTGAAAAATGGAGTTACGGGATTTTTGGCCCCGCCGGGCGACGTTGGGCAACTGGCCGATTTTGCTGTTGAGTTGATCCAAGACGGAGCGTTAGCCCATCGCGTCGGCGCTTTAGGACGCCAGGAAATCATCGCACATCATTCGGTGGATCGGATGGTGCGAGCCTATCAGCATCTAATTTTGGAGGTCTATCATCGGAAGCAATCCGGAGGGCCTCCCCGGCAGCAGGAAAGCCGGCTTAATTCTTTCGGAATCTGTGCCGCAACACCCTGA
- a CDS encoding polysaccharide deacetylase family protein, with product MDWKRFADAASYYQTLPWRESANRHVCEQDLAPICVLSYHRVANSFPDERTVSPSLFERQLDWLQERCDLISLHEAQYRIRVGRNDRPAVCITFDDGYSDNCHYAIPLLVERKIPCTYFVALDFVLFCLAFPHDVRRGFPLEPNSVQQLKKMAADGIEIGAHSRTHVDLRKIKDPAVLIDEIVTAGRELEELVEQRINYFAFPYGHLDNLTATAFRVAREAGYAGVVSAYGGCNFPGDDEFHLQRIQADKDMIRFRKRMTVDPRPVGVVEPLPTENFVGRIPFTEVSGTTISENPMAR from the coding sequence ATGGATTGGAAACGATTTGCCGATGCGGCGAGTTACTACCAAACATTACCGTGGCGCGAGTCGGCCAATCGGCACGTCTGCGAGCAAGATTTGGCTCCGATCTGTGTATTGTCTTATCATCGAGTGGCCAATAGCTTTCCGGACGAGCGAACCGTATCGCCTTCACTTTTCGAACGGCAGCTTGATTGGTTGCAGGAGCGTTGCGATCTGATTTCCTTACACGAAGCCCAGTATCGAATTCGTGTGGGTAGGAACGATCGACCGGCTGTTTGCATTACCTTTGACGATGGCTATTCAGATAATTGCCACTACGCAATTCCGCTGCTGGTCGAACGCAAGATTCCATGCACTTACTTTGTTGCTTTAGACTTTGTGCTCTTTTGTTTGGCCTTCCCGCACGATGTTCGAAGAGGGTTTCCGCTTGAGCCGAATTCGGTGCAGCAGCTTAAAAAGATGGCAGCTGATGGGATCGAGATCGGCGCCCACTCCCGAACTCACGTTGATCTACGAAAGATCAAGGATCCGGCAGTCTTGATTGATGAGATCGTGACCGCGGGCCGCGAATTAGAGGAGCTGGTTGAACAACGAATCAACTATTTCGCATTTCCATACGGGCATCTGGACAATCTGACCGCAACGGCTTTTCGCGTGGCTCGCGAGGCCGGATATGCGGGCGTTGTCTCGGCTTATGGCGGTTGCAATTTTCCAGGGGATGATGAGTTCCACTTGCAGCGGATTCAGGCTGACAAAGATATGATTCGATTCCGCAAGCGGATGACGGTTGATCCGCGACCGGTTGGGGTTGTCGAACCGCTGCCGACCGAAAACTTTGTGGGCCGGATTCCGTTTACCGAGGTATCCGGTACGACGATCTCGGAGAACCCGATGGCTCGCTGA
- a CDS encoding site-specific DNA-methyltransferase — protein MPRLNAIYNRDCIKGLREIDDQSVHLAFADPPFNIGYDYDKYDDRRQSQDYLQWCEQWLSEIHRVLNENGTFWLAIGDEYAAELKVMMQQQLGFRCRSWVIWYYTFGVNCKNKFSRSHAHLFHMVKDPQDFTFNADTVRVPSARQLVYGDRRANPAGRLPDDTWILRPQDLPEGFTPDQDTWYFPRVAGTFKERAGWHGCQMPEQLLGRIIRSCSNPGELVIDPFGGSGTTLAVAKKLDRQYLGFELSKDYAKNIRQRLSRIQVGDALDGAAEPSVSAPSTADGRRLDAKPKKSRQASDKTNDQPSLPGL, from the coding sequence GTGCCCCGCTTAAACGCCATCTACAATCGCGATTGCATCAAAGGCTTAAGAGAAATCGACGACCAGTCCGTCCATCTGGCTTTTGCCGATCCGCCATTCAATATTGGTTACGATTACGACAAATATGACGATCGTCGCCAAAGCCAGGATTACCTGCAGTGGTGCGAGCAGTGGTTATCAGAAATCCATCGGGTACTCAACGAAAACGGCACTTTTTGGTTGGCAATCGGCGACGAATATGCGGCTGAGCTCAAGGTGATGATGCAGCAACAACTGGGCTTCCGTTGTCGTAGCTGGGTCATCTGGTACTACACGTTTGGAGTCAACTGCAAGAACAAGTTTAGTCGATCGCACGCGCACTTGTTCCATATGGTCAAAGACCCACAGGATTTCACTTTCAACGCCGACACGGTCCGCGTGCCTTCGGCGCGACAACTCGTGTATGGCGATCGACGTGCCAATCCGGCCGGACGACTTCCCGACGACACCTGGATTTTGCGGCCACAAGATCTCCCGGAAGGCTTCACACCGGACCAGGATACTTGGTATTTCCCCCGCGTTGCGGGCACTTTCAAGGAACGTGCCGGGTGGCATGGCTGCCAAATGCCCGAACAGCTGCTTGGCCGCATCATCCGCAGTTGCTCGAATCCGGGTGAATTGGTCATCGACCCCTTCGGGGGCAGCGGAACCACCCTGGCGGTTGCCAAGAAACTCGATCGGCAGTACCTCGGCTTTGAATTGTCGAAGGACTACGCCAAGAACATTCGCCAACGCTTATCTCGAATCCAAGTAGGCGACGCCCTCGACGGCGCCGCCGAACCCTCGGTCAGTGCTCCAAGTACGGCTGATGGTCGACGGCTTGACGCAAAGCCCAAGAAGTCGCGACAGGCCAGCGACAAAACGAATGATCAGCCGTCTTTACCCGGACTGTAA
- a CDS encoding sugar phosphate isomerase/epimerase produces MKFAICNETFQDWPLEKSFEYARKVGYSGIEFAPFTLGQNATEVSESQRAEIRQLLDKHQLESIGLHWLLAQTEGYYLTSPETDIRQRTSHYFCELARLCHDLNGKIMVLGSPQQRNLLPNVTHEAAMEYAAEVIQAALPAFIDHDVTLALEPLGPAEGDFLLTAASAIELANMIDSPNVRLHLDVKAMSTEAKPIPEIIRDSQSYLAHFHANDPNKRGPGMGDVDFVPIFQALQDVKYDGWVSVEVFDYEPGIESLTNDSMQYMQRCLPQ; encoded by the coding sequence GTGAAATTTGCCATCTGCAACGAGACGTTCCAAGACTGGCCTTTGGAAAAGTCATTTGAGTACGCGCGCAAAGTGGGTTACAGCGGCATCGAATTTGCGCCGTTCACGCTAGGCCAAAACGCGACCGAGGTTTCCGAATCACAACGAGCTGAAATCCGTCAATTACTCGACAAGCACCAGCTAGAATCAATAGGTCTCCATTGGCTGTTAGCCCAAACAGAAGGCTATTATCTGACCTCGCCAGAAACCGATATCCGGCAGCGAACAAGCCATTACTTCTGCGAACTGGCCCGACTCTGCCATGACTTAAATGGCAAGATAATGGTGCTTGGTTCACCCCAACAAAGGAATCTGCTACCCAATGTCACGCACGAAGCTGCGATGGAGTACGCGGCAGAGGTGATTCAAGCTGCGCTGCCCGCATTCATTGATCACGACGTGACGTTAGCACTCGAACCACTCGGACCCGCGGAAGGCGATTTCCTTTTAACCGCTGCCAGCGCTATTGAATTGGCAAACATGATCGACTCGCCCAACGTTCGTCTACATCTGGACGTCAAAGCCATGTCAACGGAAGCAAAACCGATCCCCGAAATCATTCGAGACAGTCAGAGCTACCTGGCCCATTTTCATGCCAACGATCCCAACAAGCGAGGACCGGGCATGGGAGATGTCGACTTCGTGCCGATCTTCCAAGCCTTGCAGGACGTGAAATATGACGGCTGGGTGTCGGTCGAGGTCTTTGATTACGAACCGGGCATCGAATCGTTAACCAACGACAGCATGCAGTACATGCAACGATGCCTGCCGCAATGA
- a CDS encoding 4Fe-4S dicluster domain-containing protein: protein MAKQKPRKKLPKELAVINADNCTGCESCLEVCPVDCITMMTLPGTPGIKGSQSWCEIDLERCVGCEVCVHIPQKKTNPYELLVCPWDAIEMVKTEEVAQVVSQIGGPPEYIQENWDRLVGTAQHLAELKANA from the coding sequence ATGGCCAAACAGAAACCTCGCAAGAAATTGCCCAAAGAGCTTGCCGTCATCAATGCCGATAATTGCACCGGCTGTGAGTCTTGCCTGGAAGTTTGTCCGGTTGACTGTATCACGATGATGACTCTACCCGGGACGCCCGGAATCAAAGGGAGCCAATCTTGGTGTGAGATTGATCTGGAACGTTGTGTGGGTTGTGAAGTTTGCGTCCACATTCCGCAAAAGAAAACAAATCCCTACGAACTCCTCGTCTGTCCCTGGGATGCGATCGAGATGGTCAAGACCGAGGAGGTTGCTCAGGTGGTGTCGCAAATTGGCGGTCCGCCAGAGTATATCCAAGAAAACTGGGATCGGCTTGTCGGAACAGCTCAGCACTTGGCTGAACTGAAGGCGAACGCTTAG
- the lysA gene encoding diaminopimelate decarboxylase: MSMNLCTEIAGVSVGDLVQRFGTPLYVYDESTIVKQIDQLRQFDVIRYAQKACSNLAILDLMRRQGVLLDAVSAGEIQRALKAGFAPTGDPPPVVFTADIFDRDALQQCLELGVHVNAGSPDMISQFAAASPGCEMTLRINPGFGHGHSQKTNTGGEQSKHGIWHEQIDDCMMRADLQGAAITGVHMHIGSGTDFEHLTMVCEAMESAVTAVGRTVKTISAGGGLPVPYQPDDERLDLEPFYQHWNQTRQRLENQLGHSLRLEIEPGRFLVAESGFLIAEIRAIKQMGSHLFYLLDAGFHNLARPILYGAYHPMSVSPADGRPGERKSHPVVVGGPLCESGDIFTQQEGGLVSTRQLPRAAVGDWVVIGAAGAYGQVMASNYNSKPFAAEVLLQEGVPHLIRARQSLDALIADEFIPG; the protein is encoded by the coding sequence ATGTCGATGAATCTCTGTACTGAAATTGCAGGTGTCTCTGTTGGCGACCTCGTCCAACGGTTTGGGACTCCCTTATACGTCTATGACGAATCGACGATTGTGAAACAGATCGATCAGCTGAGACAGTTTGATGTTATTCGTTACGCTCAAAAAGCATGTTCCAATTTAGCGATCTTGGATCTGATGCGTCGTCAGGGTGTTTTGTTAGATGCGGTCAGTGCAGGGGAAATTCAGCGAGCGTTAAAGGCAGGCTTTGCACCAACTGGCGATCCACCTCCTGTCGTCTTCACAGCCGATATTTTTGATCGCGACGCGTTGCAGCAATGTTTGGAATTGGGAGTGCACGTGAATGCGGGTTCGCCGGATATGATCAGCCAATTTGCTGCGGCCTCGCCAGGTTGTGAAATGACGCTCCGAATCAATCCAGGCTTCGGTCACGGCCATAGCCAGAAAACGAACACCGGCGGTGAGCAATCAAAGCACGGTATTTGGCACGAACAGATTGACGACTGCATGATGCGAGCTGATCTGCAAGGCGCCGCCATCACCGGTGTCCATATGCATATTGGCTCCGGAACCGATTTCGAACATTTGACGATGGTCTGCGAGGCGATGGAATCCGCAGTCACTGCCGTGGGACGCACGGTAAAGACCATCAGTGCTGGCGGAGGGCTGCCCGTGCCCTATCAGCCTGATGACGAGCGGCTTGATCTAGAACCGTTCTATCAACATTGGAACCAAACACGCCAACGGTTGGAAAATCAGTTGGGACATTCACTGCGATTGGAGATCGAGCCAGGACGCTTTCTGGTCGCTGAAAGCGGTTTTCTGATCGCCGAAATTCGGGCGATCAAGCAGATGGGAAGCCATTTATTCTATCTGCTGGACGCTGGTTTCCATAATCTGGCTCGGCCGATCCTCTATGGCGCCTATCATCCGATGAGCGTGTCGCCGGCTGACGGCCGGCCTGGTGAGCGAAAATCTCATCCGGTGGTGGTCGGTGGGCCGCTCTGTGAGTCGGGAGATATATTTACCCAGCAGGAGGGGGGCCTGGTCTCGACTCGGCAGTTGCCTCGCGCTGCGGTGGGTGATTGGGTCGTGATTGGAGCGGCCGGTGCCTACGGCCAAGTGATGGCCTCCAACTACAATTCCAAGCCATTTGCCGCCGAGGTGCTACTACAGGAGGGGGTGCCGCACCTGATTCGGGCGCGACAATCGTTGGACGCGTTGATTGCCGACGAATTCATTCCTGGATGA